One region of Candidatus Cetobacterium colombiensis genomic DNA includes:
- the rplB gene encoding 50S ribosomal protein L2, whose translation MAIRKLNAITNGTRHMSRLVNEDLDKVRPEKSLTTPLKSAYGRDNYGHRTCRNRDKGHKRLYRIIDFKRNKLDVPAKVVSLEYDPNRTANIALLSYADGEKRYILAPKGLKKGDIVMAGSNAEIKPGNALKLKEMPVGSQIHNVELQRGKGGQLVRSAGTAARLVAKEGTYCHVQLPSGELRLIHGECMATIGEVGNSEHSLVSLGKAGRNRHKGRRPHVRGSVMNPCDHPHGGGEGKAPVGRKSPMTPWGKPAHGVKTRGRKTSDKFIVRRRNEK comes from the coding sequence ATGGCAATTAGAAAGTTAAATGCTATAACTAATGGTACTAGACACATGTCTAGATTAGTTAACGAAGATTTAGATAAAGTTAGACCTGAAAAGTCTTTAACTACTCCATTAAAATCTGCTTATGGTAGAGATAACTATGGACACAGAACTTGTAGAAATAGAGACAAGGGACACAAAAGACTTTACAGAATCATCGACTTTAAAAGAAATAAATTAGATGTACCTGCAAAGGTAGTATCACTAGAGTACGATCCAAATAGAACTGCAAACATTGCACTATTATCGTACGCAGACGGAGAGAAGAGATATATTCTTGCTCCAAAGGGACTTAAAAAAGGTGATATCGTAATGGCTGGTTCAAATGCTGAAATAAAGCCAGGAAATGCTCTTAAATTAAAAGAGATGCCTGTTGGATCACAGATACACAACGTTGAGTTACAAAGAGGAAAGGGTGGACAATTAGTTAGATCTGCAGGAACTGCAGCAAGACTAGTTGCAAAAGAAGGAACTTACTGTCACGTTCAGTTACCATCAGGTGAGTTAAGATTAATTCACGGTGAATGTATGGCAACTATCGGTGAAGTAGGAAACTCTGAGCACAGCCTAGTTTCACTAGGTAAAGCTGGAAGAAACAGACACAAAGGAAGAAGACCTCACGTTAGAGGATCTGTAATGAACCCTTGTGATCACCCACACGGTGGAGGAGAAGGTAAAGCTCCTGTTGGAAGAAAATCTCCTATGACTCCTTGGGGTAAACCAGCTCATGGTGTTAAAACAAGAGGAAGAAAAACTTCAGACAAGTTTATCGTAAGAAGAAGAAACGAAAAGTAA
- the rplD gene encoding 50S ribosomal protein L4, with amino-acid sequence MAVLNIYDLAGNQTGTVEVKDSVFGIEPNQAVLHEVLTAELAAARQGTAATKTRAMVKGGGRKPFKQKGTGRARQGSIRAPHMVGGGVTFGPQPRSYEKKVNKKVRNLALRSALSAKVAAGEILVLDGTVDAPKTKTIIALTNALTATTKQLFVVNDLATEADYNLYLSARNLENAVVLQPNEIGVYWLLKQEKVIVTKEALTTIEEVLA; translated from the coding sequence ATGGCAGTTTTAAACATATATGACTTAGCAGGAAACCAAACTGGTACTGTAGAAGTTAAAGATTCTGTATTTGGAATCGAGCCTAATCAAGCAGTATTACATGAAGTATTAACTGCAGAGTTAGCAGCTGCTAGACAAGGAACTGCAGCTACTAAAACTAGAGCTATGGTTAAAGGTGGAGGAAGAAAGCCTTTCAAACAAAAAGGAACTGGAAGAGCTAGACAAGGTTCTATCAGAGCTCCACACATGGTAGGTGGAGGAGTTACTTTCGGACCACAACCAAGATCATACGAGAAAAAAGTAAACAAAAAAGTAAGAAATCTTGCTTTAAGATCAGCACTTTCTGCGAAAGTTGCTGCTGGAGAAATCTTAGTTCTTGATGGAACTGTAGATGCTCCAAAAACAAAAACAATAATCGCTTTAACAAATGCTTTAACAGCAACTACAAAGCAATTATTCGTTGTAAATGACCTTGCTACAGAAGCTGATTACAACTTATACTTATCAGCTAGAAACTTAGAGAACGCAGTAGTTCTTCAACCGAATGAGATTGGAGTTTACTGGTTATTAAAGCAAGAGAAAGTTATCGTAACTAAGGAAGCGTTAACGACAATCGAGGAGGTGCTTGCATAA
- the rplC gene encoding 50S ribosomal protein L3, producing MSGILAKKIGMTQIFEDGKFIPVTVVEAGPNYVLQKKTVENDGYAALQLGFDEKKEKNTTKPLMGIFNKAGVKPLRFVKELKVDSVEGIELGQEIKVDALAEVAFVDITGTSKGKGTSGVMKRHNFSGNRASHGVSRNHRLGGSIGMSSWPGKVLKNKKMAGQYGNATVTVQNLKIVKVDAENNLLLIKGAVPGPKNGYIVVKPAVKK from the coding sequence ATGTCAGGAATTTTAGCAAAAAAAATTGGAATGACTCAAATTTTCGAAGATGGAAAATTTATTCCAGTTACTGTTGTTGAAGCTGGACCTAACTATGTTCTTCAAAAGAAGACTGTAGAGAATGATGGTTATGCAGCTTTACAATTAGGATTTGACGAGAAAAAAGAAAAAAATACTACAAAGCCATTAATGGGAATTTTTAACAAAGCTGGTGTAAAGCCGTTAAGATTTGTTAAAGAGTTAAAAGTTGATTCAGTAGAAGGAATCGAACTTGGACAAGAGATCAAAGTAGATGCTTTAGCAGAGGTTGCTTTCGTAGACATTACAGGAACTTCAAAAGGTAAAGGAACATCAGGAGTTATGAAGAGACATAACTTCAGTGGAAACAGAGCTTCACACGGTGTTTCTAGAAACCACAGACTTGGAGGATCTATAGGAATGTCGTCTTGGCCTGGAAAAGTTCTTAAGAACAAGAAAATGGCTGGACAATATGGAAATGCAACTGTAACAGTTCAAAACTTAAAAATTGTTAAAGTTGACGCAGAAAACAACTTACTACTAATTAAAGGTGCAGTACCTGGTCCTAAAAACGGATATATCGTTGTTAAGCCAGCTGTAAAGAAATAA
- the rpsC gene encoding 30S ribosomal protein S3, with protein sequence MGQKVDPRGLRLGITRTWDSIWYADKKEYAKFFHEDTKIREMIKKNYFHAGISKVKIERTSPSHVVVLIHTAKAGIIIGRKGSEIESLRAKLEALTGRKVTVKVQEVKEFNKDATLVAENIATSIEKRVAYKRAVSQAVMRAMKAGAKGIKVMVSGRLNGAEIARSEWVVEGKVPLHTLRADIDYATATSHTTYGALGIKVWIFHGEVLPTKKEGGEA encoded by the coding sequence GTGGGACAAAAAGTAGACCCTAGAGGACTGAGACTTGGAATAACAAGAACTTGGGATTCTATCTGGTATGCAGATAAAAAAGAATACGCAAAGTTCTTCCATGAAGATACAAAGATCAGAGAAATGATCAAAAAGAACTACTTCCACGCGGGAATTTCGAAGGTAAAGATCGAGAGAACTTCTCCATCACACGTTGTAGTTTTAATACACACAGCTAAAGCTGGAATAATCATCGGAAGAAAAGGTTCTGAAATAGAATCATTAAGAGCTAAACTTGAAGCATTAACTGGAAGAAAAGTTACAGTTAAAGTTCAAGAGGTTAAAGAATTTAATAAAGATGCAACTTTAGTTGCTGAAAACATCGCTACATCTATCGAAAAGAGAGTAGCTTATAAGAGAGCAGTTAGTCAAGCTGTTATGAGAGCAATGAAAGCAGGAGCAAAAGGAATCAAAGTTATGGTTTCTGGAAGATTAAATGGTGCTGAGATCGCAAGATCTGAGTGGGTAGTAGAAGGAAAAGTACCTCTACACACATTAAGAGCAGATATCGACTATGCTACAGCTACATCTCATACAACTTATGGAGCTCTTGGAATCAAGGTTTGGATCTTCCACGGTGAAGTACTTCCAACTAAGAAGGAAGGAGGGGAAGCGTAA
- the rplV gene encoding 50S ribosomal protein L22, translated as MEARAITRFVRLSPRKARLVADLVRGKSALEALDTLEFTNKKAARFIKKTLASAIANATNNFNMDEEKLVVSTIMINDGPALKRIMPRAMGRADIIRKPTAHIVVAVSEK; from the coding sequence GTGGAAGCTAGAGCAATAACTAGATTCGTAAGATTATCTCCAAGAAAAGCTAGACTTGTAGCAGACTTAGTGAGAGGAAAATCAGCATTAGAAGCTTTAGATACGTTAGAGTTTACTAACAAAAAAGCAGCTAGATTTATAAAGAAAACACTAGCATCAGCAATTGCTAATGCAACTAACAACTTCAACATGGATGAGGAGAAGTTAGTAGTATCAACTATAATGATAAATGACGGACCAGCGCTTAAGAGAATAATGCCAAGAGCGATGGGAAGAGCAGATATAATAAGAAAACCAACAGCACACATTGTTGTGGCAGTGTCTGAAAAGTAG
- the rplW gene encoding 50S ribosomal protein L23 gives MTAYDIVKKPVITEKTEILRRDYNKYTFEVSPKANKVEIRKAIETIFNVKVESVATINVKPVTKRHGMKLYKTQAKKKAIVKLAAGNTITYFAEV, from the coding sequence ATGACTGCTTACGATATCGTAAAGAAGCCTGTAATCACTGAGAAAACTGAGATTTTAAGAAGAGATTACAACAAGTACACATTTGAGGTAAGTCCAAAAGCAAATAAAGTTGAGATAAGAAAAGCTATCGAAACTATATTTAACGTAAAAGTTGAATCTGTAGCTACAATCAACGTAAAGCCAGTTACTAAGAGACATGGAATGAAGCTTTACAAAACTCAAGCTAAGAAAAAAGCTATTGTTAAATTAGCTGCTGGAAACACAATAACTTACTTCGCAGAAGTATAA
- the rpmC gene encoding 50S ribosomal protein L29, protein MRAKEIREISTEDLVVKCKELKEELFNLKFQLSLGQVTNTAKIREVRREIARINTILNER, encoded by the coding sequence ATGAGAGCTAAGGAAATAAGAGAAATATCTACTGAAGACTTAGTAGTAAAGTGTAAAGAGCTTAAGGAAGAACTTTTCAACCTAAAGTTTCAACTTTCATTAGGACAAGTAACTAACACTGCTAAGATTAGAGAAGTAAGAAGAGAGATCGCAAGAATAAACACTATATTAAACGAGAGATAA
- the rplP gene encoding 50S ribosomal protein L16, with the protein MLMPKRTKHKKMFRGRMKGTAQRGNTVAFGDYGLQALEPAWITNRQIESCRVGINRTFKREGKTFIRIFPDKPITARPAGVRMGKGKGNVEGWVAVVKPGRIMFEVSGVTEEKAIAALRKASMKLPIRCKIVKRENGGEN; encoded by the coding sequence ATGTTAATGCCTAAAAGAACGAAACATAAAAAAATGTTTAGAGGAAGAATGAAGGGTACAGCTCAAAGAGGTAACACTGTTGCTTTCGGAGATTACGGATTACAAGCCCTTGAGCCAGCATGGATAACAAACAGACAGATTGAGTCTTGTAGAGTTGGAATCAACAGAACATTCAAGAGAGAAGGAAAAACTTTCATCAGAATATTCCCAGATAAGCCAATTACTGCTAGACCAGCTGGAGTAAGAATGGGTAAAGGTAAAGGAAACGTAGAAGGTTGGGTAGCAGTAGTAAAACCTGGAAGAATAATGTTCGAGGTATCTGGTGTTACTGAAGAGAAAGCAATAGCAGCTTTAAGAAAAGCTTCTATGAAACTTCCTATCAGATGTAAGATTGTAAAAAGAGAGAATGGTGGTGAGAACTAA
- the rpsS gene encoding 30S ribosomal protein S19, which yields MARSLKKGPFCDHHLMKKVEEAVATENIKAVIKTWSRRSTIFPNFIGLTFGVYNGKKHIPVHVTEQMVGHKLGEFAPTRTYYGHGVDKKKKKK from the coding sequence ATGGCTAGATCATTAAAAAAAGGACCTTTTTGTGACCACCACTTAATGAAAAAAGTTGAGGAAGCAGTAGCTACTGAGAATATAAAAGCGGTAATAAAGACTTGGTCTAGAAGATCAACAATATTCCCTAACTTTATAGGATTAACATTTGGTGTTTACAATGGTAAAAAGCACATACCAGTTCATGTAACTGAGCAAATGGTTGGACATAAACTAGGTGAGTTCGCACCAACTAGAACATACTATGGTCACGGTGTAGACAAAAAGAAAAAGAAAAAATAA
- the rpsJ gene encoding 30S ribosomal protein S10 — translation MASNKLRIYLKAYDHTLLDQSAKKIVEVAKKSGAEIAGPMPLPTKIKKYTVLRSVHVNKDSREQFEMRVHRRMVEIKNSNPKTIASLTAVNLPAGVGIEIKQA, via the coding sequence ATGGCTTCTAACAAGTTAAGAATTTACTTAAAAGCTTATGATCACACTTTATTAGATCAATCAGCTAAGAAAATAGTAGAAGTAGCAAAGAAATCTGGAGCAGAAATTGCAGGACCTATGCCACTACCTACAAAAATAAAAAAATATACTGTACTAAGATCAGTACACGTAAACAAAGACTCGAGAGAGCAATTCGAGATGAGAGTGCACAGAAGAATGGTAGAGATTAAAAACTCTAACCCTAAGACAATTGCTTCTTTAACAGCAGTTAACTTACCAGCTGGTGTTGGAATCGAAATAAAGCAAGCTTAA